From the genome of Marixanthomonas ophiurae, one region includes:
- a CDS encoding ExbD/TolR family protein encodes MSKFKKKKGGEIPAVNTASLPDIVFMLLFFFMVVTVLRDNNLLVQNTLPKADQLEKLKKDRSVYIYAGKPSSRYKDKYGTEGKIQIGDKFTDISNVKFALTEAREALRPELQDKVMVALKVDEETNTGLVTDIKQQLRDLNMLKIIYITAPGNPVNQ; translated from the coding sequence ATGTCAAAATTTAAAAAGAAAAAAGGCGGCGAAATCCCAGCAGTTAATACAGCATCCTTACCCGATATTGTATTCATGCTATTATTCTTCTTTATGGTTGTAACCGTATTAAGGGATAATAACCTGTTGGTGCAAAATACGCTTCCTAAAGCAGATCAGTTAGAAAAGTTGAAAAAAGACCGCTCTGTATATATTTATGCAGGGAAACCAAGCTCTCGATATAAAGACAAGTATGGTACTGAAGGTAAAATTCAAATTGGAGATAAATTTACAGACATCTCTAATGTAAAATTTGCCTTAACAGAAGCCAGAGAGGCATTACGTCCTGAGTTACAAGATAAAGTAATGGTGGCACTTAAAGTAGATGAAGAAACCAATACCGGACTTGTTACAGATATTAAACAACAATTAAGGGACTTGAATATGTTAAAAATTATTTACATAACAGCTCCTGGAAACCCTGTTAATCAATAA
- a CDS encoding porin family protein: MLNSFKIVFFLIGLVYAFPSFSQEKENDTTLDTKYREDQFYIGLNYNIISSVPNGVNSRGLSGGIQLGYFRDMPINKRRNIAIAIGAGLAFDQFGQNLFIGEEANETTIFRVLDDEVSFDQNRFTMAALEIPIQFRWRTSTAETYKFWRIYAGMKVGYTYWYKATFKQSNNKVVQTDIPEFDNVRLSANLSFGYNTFNFYASYSINPFFKDATTSDGETVDFKAIKLGLIFYIL; encoded by the coding sequence ATGTTGAATAGCTTTAAAATAGTATTTTTTTTAATTGGATTAGTATATGCTTTTCCCAGTTTTTCGCAGGAAAAAGAAAATGATACCACATTAGATACAAAATATAGGGAAGATCAATTTTACATCGGGCTTAACTATAATATAATCTCCAGTGTGCCCAACGGTGTTAACTCCAGAGGTCTTTCAGGAGGTATTCAATTAGGTTATTTTAGAGATATGCCCATTAATAAAAGACGAAATATAGCCATAGCAATTGGCGCGGGATTGGCTTTCGATCAGTTTGGGCAAAACCTATTTATTGGAGAGGAAGCTAATGAAACCACAATTTTTAGAGTACTTGATGATGAAGTGAGCTTTGATCAAAACCGTTTTACGATGGCTGCTTTAGAAATTCCTATACAATTTAGATGGCGCACATCAACCGCAGAGACTTATAAGTTTTGGCGTATTTATGCCGGAATGAAAGTAGGATATACCTATTGGTACAAAGCTACTTTTAAACAATCTAATAATAAAGTAGTACAAACCGACATACCAGAGTTTGATAATGTTCGTCTTTCAGCAAACCTAAGCTTTGGATATAATACCTTTAACTTTTATGCTTCTTATAGTATAAATCCATTTTTTAAAGACGCAACTACAAGTGATGGTGAAACTGTAGATTTTAAAGCTATTAAATTAGGGTTGATATTCTATATTTTATAA
- the rpoN gene encoding RNA polymerase factor sigma-54, translating to MLKQQLNFKLSQKLSPQQIQLMKLIQLPTQAFEQRISEEMEENPALEGGKEELNEYEDEFSDSYEDDYEDEGTEVIEAEINVDDYLSDDEVPSYKLSSNNYSADDEDKQVPYASGKSFNQHLLQQLNTYRLDDEEMEIAKFLVGSVDESGYIRREVLDIVDDLAFTQNVYTSEEKVEKILNVVQGLDPAGVAARSLQECLLIQLKRREETESVALAISILDEAFDQFTKKHYKKILQKFDISEDQLRNAIHEIETLNPKPGGSYSGNTRIVEHVIPDFTIKIRDSELELTLNGRNAPELHVSRDYTNMLKGYKESKEKSKKQKDAVMFIKQKLDAAKWFIEAIKQRQQTLFVTMSSIMNYQKEYFLSGDERKLRPMILKDIADEIDMDVSTVSRVANSKYVDTPYGTFLIKEFFSESMKNDQGEDVSTREIKKILEITVQEEDKKKPLTDDKLANVLKDKGYPIARRTIAKYREQLDIPVARLRKEI from the coding sequence ATGTTAAAGCAACAACTTAATTTTAAACTATCGCAAAAGCTATCGCCTCAACAAATCCAGTTGATGAAGTTGATACAATTGCCTACGCAAGCTTTTGAACAACGAATTTCGGAGGAAATGGAAGAGAATCCTGCCTTAGAAGGTGGCAAGGAAGAACTCAATGAATATGAAGATGAATTTTCAGATTCTTATGAAGATGACTATGAAGACGAAGGCACCGAAGTAATTGAAGCCGAAATAAATGTTGACGATTATTTAAGTGATGACGAAGTACCTAGTTATAAATTATCATCTAACAATTACAGCGCAGATGATGAGGACAAGCAAGTACCATACGCATCTGGAAAATCGTTTAATCAGCATTTATTACAGCAATTAAACACCTATCGTCTTGATGATGAGGAAATGGAAATTGCCAAATTTTTAGTTGGTAGTGTAGATGAAAGTGGTTACATACGCCGTGAAGTATTGGATATAGTAGATGATTTGGCTTTTACCCAAAACGTATACACCAGCGAAGAAAAAGTAGAAAAAATCCTAAACGTAGTACAAGGTTTAGATCCTGCCGGGGTTGCAGCCCGAAGCCTTCAGGAGTGTTTATTGATACAATTAAAAAGAAGAGAAGAAACTGAATCTGTCGCTTTAGCGATTTCTATTTTAGATGAAGCATTTGACCAGTTTACAAAAAAACATTACAAGAAAATACTTCAAAAATTTGATATTTCTGAAGACCAATTACGCAATGCAATTCACGAAATTGAAACCTTAAACCCTAAACCAGGAGGAAGTTATTCGGGCAATACCCGAATTGTTGAGCACGTAATACCCGATTTTACCATAAAAATACGCGATAGCGAACTAGAACTCACTCTAAACGGCCGAAATGCACCTGAACTCCACGTATCGCGTGATTATACCAATATGCTTAAAGGGTATAAGGAATCGAAGGAAAAATCGAAAAAGCAGAAAGATGCTGTGATGTTTATTAAACAAAAGTTGGATGCTGCAAAATGGTTCATCGAAGCCATTAAACAGAGACAACAAACCCTTTTTGTCACTATGAGCAGTATTATGAACTATCAAAAAGAGTATTTTTTAAGCGGTGACGAACGTAAATTAAGGCCGATGATTTTAAAAGATATCGCCGATGAAATAGATATGGATGTTTCAACTGTTTCACGGGTGGCCAACAGTAAGTATGTAGATACGCCTTATGGTACGTTTCTGATAAAAGAATTTTTCAGTGAATCGATGAAAAATGATCAAGGGGAAGATGTTTCAACACGAGAAATAAAAAAGATTCTCGAGATCACCGTACAAGAAGAAGACAAGAAAAAACCCCTAACGGACGATAAATTAGCAAATGTACTCAAAGATAAAGGGTACCCTATTGCACGCCGTACAATAGCAAAATATAGGGAACAGTTGGATATTCCCGTGGCACGCCTTCGAAAAGAAATTTAA
- the asnS gene encoding asparagine--tRNA ligase, whose translation MQHTEIIELLKTEPSLHEITVKGWVRAFRSNRFIALNDGSTIKNLQCVVDFENFEEETLKKINVGAAIEINGILVESQGKGQTVEVQVSKVTILGEADPEDVKLTILSPKRHSLETLREQAHLRVRTNTFGAVMRTRSKLAFAVHEYFQKNGFNYMHSPIITGSDAEGAGEMFRVSNLDPKNPPLDEEGNIDYKKDFFGKETNLTVSGQLEGETYAMGLGKIYTFGPTFRAENSNTSRHLAEFWMIEPEMAFCDLDGNMDLAEDFIKYIINYALENCADDLEFLENRLLQIEKSKPQAERSDMALREKMKFVLENNFKRVTYTEAIEILRNSKPNKKKKFKYIIDEWGADLQSEHERFLVEKHFKCPVILFDYPAKIKAFYMRLNDDGKTVRAMDVLFPGIGEIVGGSQREERYDVLKEKMEAMGIEEKELWWYLELRKFGTCVHSGFGLGFERMVQFVTGMGNIRDVIPYPRTPGNAEF comes from the coding sequence ATGCAGCATACAGAAATTATAGAACTATTAAAAACAGAGCCTTCCTTACACGAAATAACCGTGAAGGGCTGGGTACGTGCTTTTAGAAGCAATCGATTTATTGCATTAAATGATGGTTCTACCATTAAAAACCTACAATGTGTTGTTGATTTTGAAAATTTTGAAGAAGAAACATTAAAGAAAATCAATGTTGGTGCAGCTATAGAAATAAATGGTATTTTGGTGGAGAGCCAAGGAAAAGGACAAACTGTAGAAGTTCAGGTTTCAAAAGTTACTATTTTAGGTGAAGCAGACCCTGAAGATGTAAAACTAACCATACTTTCTCCCAAACGTCATTCACTAGAAACATTAAGAGAGCAAGCCCATTTACGCGTTCGTACCAATACCTTTGGAGCGGTTATGCGCACTAGATCTAAATTGGCTTTTGCGGTCCATGAATATTTTCAGAAAAACGGATTTAATTATATGCATTCTCCTATCATAACTGGTAGTGATGCAGAAGGTGCCGGCGAAATGTTCCGTGTGAGTAACTTGGATCCTAAAAATCCACCTTTAGATGAAGAAGGAAATATTGACTATAAAAAAGATTTCTTCGGAAAAGAGACAAACTTAACTGTAAGTGGTCAATTGGAAGGTGAAACGTATGCTATGGGATTGGGCAAAATATACACGTTTGGCCCAACCTTTAGAGCAGAAAACTCTAACACCTCTCGCCACTTAGCAGAGTTCTGGATGATCGAACCCGAAATGGCCTTTTGCGATCTAGACGGAAACATGGATCTAGCTGAAGATTTTATTAAATATATCATCAACTACGCATTGGAAAACTGTGCGGACGACCTTGAATTTCTGGAAAACCGTTTGCTACAGATTGAAAAAAGCAAACCTCAAGCAGAACGTAGCGATATGGCACTTCGGGAAAAAATGAAGTTTGTATTGGAAAATAACTTTAAACGTGTTACCTATACTGAAGCTATTGAAATCCTTAGAAACTCCAAACCCAACAAAAAGAAAAAATTTAAGTATATAATCGACGAATGGGGTGCCGATCTGCAAAGCGAGCACGAGCGCTTTTTAGTAGAGAAACATTTTAAATGTCCCGTAATATTATTTGATTACCCAGCAAAAATTAAAGCCTTCTATATGCGATTAAACGACGATGGTAAAACCGTTCGGGCTATGGATGTTCTCTTCCCAGGAATAGGTGAGATTGTTGGCGGTTCGCAACGAGAGGAACGTTATGATGTTTTAAAAGAAAAAATGGAAGCCATGGGCATCGAAGAAAAAGAACTTTGGTGGTATTTAGAGCTCCGTAAATTTGGCACCTGTGTGCACAGTGGCTTTGGTCTTGGTTTTGAACGCATGGTACAGTTTGTTACTGGTATGGGCAACATTCGTGATGTAATACCTTATCCACGCACACCAGGTAATGCAGAATTTTAA
- a CDS encoding efflux RND transporter permease subunit, with the protein MNKLFSIGFWSAVARFILRNRTLIIIAIAVATVFFALQWKNMRFTYTEANLLPDDHEINLEYNKFLSKFGEEGNLIVLGIKDSSLFTPSHFNAWTQLSKKIGGYDEVDLTLSIGDLQKLERKKDTVGFQLVPFIEDSITTSEKLQKYKQDLFNNLPFYNGLVYSPNKKSVRTAVYLKKGIVNTAERKDFIVDDLIPSIEEFEKETGINVHTSGMPYIRTLNSLNIIDEIGMFIGAALLVTSLIFFFFFRSIRATLISMATVIIGVMWSFGILGLLHYEITVLTALIPPLIIVIGIPNCIFLINKYQQEIKQHGNQAKSLQRVISKVGNATLMTNVTTASGFATFILTNSKLLSEFGIVASINIIVIFLLSLFIIPIVYSYMAIPKYKHLKHLNKGWITTFVNWMERMVKEHRIAIFIISIITLCVSIIGIYTIKISGSLIEDMPKNAEFFKDIRFFEKEYEGIMPLEILVDTKRKKGVMKLATLKRMDELQEYIEEVPEFSKPLSVVELVKYSKQAYYNNNPEYYQLPNSQERTFILSQAKSSAGKTNLLESYVDSTGQFARITTFIKDTETERYERIEEDLKAKIDKIFPPERYNVTLTGKALVFQKGTKYLVHNLIISLSLAILLIAIFMAWMFRSFKMILVSLLPNLLPLIITAGLMGFLGVPIKPSTILVFSIAFGISVDDTIHFLAKYRQELIANNWKIKKSVYAALRETGVSMFYTSIVLFFGFSVFTISSFGGTVALGALVSITLVFAMLANLLLLPALLLSLEKEIANKKTFKKPSLKILTDDEDEEDTPYSNKNKE; encoded by the coding sequence TTGAACAAACTTTTTAGTATCGGTTTTTGGAGTGCCGTAGCCCGGTTCATATTACGTAATCGTACTCTTATTATTATTGCTATTGCAGTAGCTACCGTGTTTTTCGCTTTACAGTGGAAAAACATGCGTTTTACCTACACCGAAGCCAATTTACTGCCCGATGACCACGAAATCAACCTAGAATACAATAAGTTTCTTTCAAAATTTGGGGAAGAAGGTAATTTAATAGTCTTAGGTATAAAAGATTCTAGCCTTTTTACTCCTTCCCATTTTAATGCTTGGACACAGCTTTCAAAAAAAATAGGGGGATATGATGAAGTAGACCTTACATTGTCCATTGGGGATCTTCAAAAACTAGAACGAAAAAAAGATACTGTTGGATTTCAATTAGTACCTTTTATTGAAGATTCTATCACTACTTCAGAAAAACTTCAGAAATACAAACAAGATCTTTTCAACAACCTTCCTTTTTACAATGGACTGGTATATAGTCCTAATAAAAAATCTGTTAGAACGGCTGTTTATTTAAAAAAAGGGATTGTAAACACTGCGGAACGGAAAGATTTTATTGTTGATGACCTAATACCGAGCATTGAAGAATTTGAAAAAGAAACGGGAATTAATGTCCATACCTCGGGTATGCCTTACATACGTACCCTAAACTCACTAAATATAATTGATGAAATCGGAATGTTCATTGGTGCGGCGCTTTTAGTCACCTCATTGATATTTTTCTTTTTCTTCCGTTCTATTCGTGCCACACTCATCTCCATGGCCACAGTTATCATTGGTGTCATGTGGTCTTTTGGTATTTTGGGGTTGCTTCATTATGAAATCACGGTGCTTACCGCTTTAATTCCACCGCTTATAATTGTAATTGGAATACCCAACTGTATATTTCTTATTAATAAATACCAACAGGAAATTAAGCAGCATGGAAATCAAGCAAAATCGCTACAACGTGTTATAAGTAAAGTAGGAAACGCTACATTAATGACTAATGTAACGACCGCTTCGGGCTTTGCCACTTTTATATTGACCAATAGCAAACTGCTCAGTGAGTTTGGTATTGTAGCATCTATCAACATCATCGTTATTTTCTTACTCAGTTTGTTCATTATTCCTATAGTGTACAGCTATATGGCCATCCCTAAGTACAAACATTTAAAGCACTTGAACAAAGGGTGGATCACTACGTTTGTAAACTGGATGGAGCGTATGGTAAAAGAGCACCGTATTGCAATTTTCATTATTTCTATTATAACGCTCTGTGTGAGTATTATTGGTATTTATACGATTAAAATTTCAGGTAGTCTCATTGAAGATATGCCTAAAAATGCTGAATTTTTTAAGGACATTCGTTTCTTTGAAAAAGAATATGAGGGCATCATGCCTTTGGAAATATTGGTCGATACCAAACGTAAAAAAGGGGTGATGAAACTCGCTACCTTAAAACGAATGGATGAATTGCAGGAATATATTGAAGAAGTTCCTGAATTTTCTAAACCACTTTCTGTTGTTGAGTTGGTTAAATACTCCAAACAGGCATACTACAATAACAATCCTGAATATTATCAATTACCAAATAGTCAAGAACGGACGTTCATTCTTTCGCAAGCTAAAAGCAGTGCAGGCAAAACCAATTTATTGGAAAGCTATGTGGATAGCACCGGTCAATTTGCCCGTATTACCACCTTTATTAAAGATACCGAAACAGAGCGTTACGAAAGGATTGAAGAAGATTTAAAAGCTAAAATAGATAAAATTTTTCCTCCAGAACGCTATAATGTTACGCTTACAGGAAAAGCTTTAGTGTTCCAAAAAGGAACTAAATACCTAGTACATAATTTAATTATTTCGCTATCACTCGCCATCTTATTAATCGCCATATTTATGGCGTGGATGTTCCGTAGTTTCAAAATGATATTGGTTTCATTATTGCCCAATTTGCTTCCATTGATAATTACCGCTGGACTTATGGGCTTTTTAGGCGTGCCCATTAAACCTTCCACCATTTTGGTTTTCAGTATTGCCTTTGGTATTTCGGTTGACGATACCATTCACTTTTTGGCAAAGTATAGGCAAGAGCTTATTGCCAATAATTGGAAGATTAAAAAATCCGTCTACGCAGCTTTGCGTGAAACTGGAGTAAGTATGTTCTACACCTCCATTGTGCTCTTTTTCGGTTTTTCGGTATTTACCATTTCCAGTTTTGGGGGTACAGTTGCTCTAGGAGCACTAGTATCTATAACTTTAGTATTTGCGATGCTAGCTAATTTGTTGTTACTGCCAGCATTACTATTATCTCTTGAAAAAGAAATTGCCAATAAAAAAACCTTTAAAAAGCCTTCATTGAAAATTTTGACAGACGATGAAGATGAAGAAGACACACCTTATTCTAATAAAAACAAAGAGTAA
- the frr gene encoding ribosome recycling factor: MEDEIEFLIDGTREAMDKAVNHLEKQLANIRAGKASPSMVGSVMVDYYGSPTPLSQVANVNTPDGMTISIQPWEKSLIPEIEKGIQIANLGFNPQNNGESIIINVPPLTEERRKDLAKQAKAEAEEAKVVIRNDRKNANNDLKKLDISEDLQKNLEDDIQEMTDSHIAKIDQIFEKKEKEIMTV, translated from the coding sequence ATGGAAGACGAAATTGAATTTTTGATAGACGGCACCCGCGAAGCTATGGACAAAGCTGTTAACCACCTTGAAAAACAATTAGCGAATATACGAGCTGGCAAAGCCTCTCCTTCTATGGTAGGTAGTGTGATGGTAGATTACTATGGTAGTCCTACTCCACTTAGTCAAGTTGCTAACGTAAATACCCCAGACGGGATGACCATTTCCATTCAGCCGTGGGAAAAATCGTTGATACCTGAAATTGAAAAAGGAATACAGATTGCCAATCTTGGGTTCAATCCTCAAAACAACGGTGAAAGTATTATAATTAACGTACCACCATTAACCGAAGAGCGTCGTAAAGATTTGGCAAAGCAGGCAAAAGCCGAAGCCGAAGAGGCAAAGGTTGTGATTAGAAACGACCGTAAAAATGCAAATAACGATTTGAAAAAATTGGATATTTCAGAAGATTTACAAAAAAATCTAGAAGACGATATTCAGGAAATGACGGACAGTCATATTGCTAAAATTGATCAAATTTTTGAGAAAAAAGAAAAAGAAATAATGACTGTTTAA
- the pyrH gene encoding UMP kinase: protein MQYERILLKLSGEALMGKRQYGIDPERLKEYAEEIKQLIDKGVEVAIVIGGGNIFRGVAGASRGMDRVQGDHMGMLATVINGLALQSALEDEEVPTRLQSAIKINEVAEPFIRRKAIRHLEKGRVVIFGGGTGNPYFTTDSAAVLRAIEIHADVILKGTRVDGIYTSDPEKDKAAEKYDYITFEDVLKKGLKVMDTTAFTLSQENKLPIIVFDMNTKGNLLKVVSGEKIGTKVNL from the coding sequence ATGCAATACGAAAGAATCCTTTTAAAATTATCAGGCGAAGCTTTAATGGGGAAACGCCAATACGGGATAGATCCTGAAAGGCTGAAAGAATACGCTGAAGAAATAAAACAACTTATTGATAAAGGGGTTGAAGTGGCCATAGTAATTGGCGGCGGAAACATTTTTAGAGGTGTTGCTGGAGCTAGTCGCGGAATGGATCGCGTACAAGGTGATCATATGGGAATGCTTGCCACAGTTATAAATGGCCTAGCATTACAAAGTGCCTTAGAAGATGAGGAAGTGCCTACCCGCTTGCAAAGCGCCATTAAAATAAACGAAGTAGCAGAACCTTTTATACGAAGAAAAGCCATTCGCCATCTTGAAAAAGGACGTGTAGTTATTTTTGGCGGTGGTACTGGAAATCCTTATTTTACTACTGATAGTGCAGCCGTATTGCGGGCAATCGAAATTCACGCCGATGTTATTTTAAAAGGAACACGCGTAGATGGTATCTATACCAGCGACCCTGAGAAAGACAAAGCTGCCGAAAAATATGATTATATTACATTTGAAGATGTTCTAAAAAAAGGGTTAAAAGTGATGGACACTACTGCCTTTACCTTAAGCCAAGAAAACAAACTGCCCATCATTGTTTTTGACATGAACACAAAAGGCAATTTACTGAAAGTAGTTTCAGGTGAAAAAATTGGAACTAAAGTAAATTTATAA
- a CDS encoding T9SS type A sorting domain-containing protein, with protein sequence MKNQLLLFFCLLAIGVTAQQPNGSHFSFTPAEFEKTECISASERQAVRQTISENKKQILKKNPTAFQQRGGSPLFIQPIRANPSFDDYGYFIINNQVDHDLTPNGSLLDYDCNERTYDWATGNHEGTDYVLWPYPWKRMQEEVMQVIAAAPGIIIEKRDGNFDLNCQNNGNPNWNGIIIEHPDGSQAWYWHFKDGAITAKNIGDTVEVGEYLGAAGSSGSSTIPHLHFEVYDANGNLIDPYEGPCNDMNPSSWWADQPDYFVPEINRLSTHNSSNFDTECGVVENTYEELNFEPGEDVIFHIYYRDISTDDNTHITVTKPDGSILYDYDFTSPWPNYTGVYAEWVFPVDATWPDGVYTITAEFYGTTYETIFGVNTNLGTEEEELQELSIYPNPTSGIVFFESNSVIEKIEIYDMLGRKVLQQFSAERKLEINTETWSSGLYLAFITSEGKTVSRKIVKK encoded by the coding sequence ATGAAAAATCAATTACTGCTTTTCTTCTGCTTGCTTGCCATAGGTGTAACAGCGCAACAGCCCAACGGTTCTCATTTTTCCTTTACTCCTGCGGAATTTGAAAAAACCGAATGTATTTCAGCTTCCGAAAGGCAAGCGGTACGACAAACTATTTCGGAAAACAAAAAACAAATTTTAAAGAAGAATCCCACTGCATTTCAGCAAAGGGGCGGTTCACCTTTGTTTATTCAACCAATACGTGCCAATCCTAGCTTTGATGATTATGGCTATTTCATTATCAACAATCAGGTAGATCACGATTTAACCCCCAATGGAAGCTTATTAGATTATGACTGTAACGAACGAACTTACGATTGGGCAACAGGCAACCATGAGGGTACCGATTATGTATTATGGCCGTATCCATGGAAACGCATGCAAGAAGAGGTAATGCAGGTAATAGCGGCTGCGCCGGGTATCATTATCGAAAAACGAGATGGTAATTTTGACCTTAACTGCCAAAACAACGGTAACCCAAACTGGAACGGAATCATTATTGAGCATCCAGACGGTTCGCAAGCTTGGTATTGGCACTTTAAAGATGGTGCTATTACGGCTAAAAATATTGGTGATACGGTTGAAGTAGGTGAATACCTTGGTGCTGCCGGAAGCTCGGGCAGTAGTACTATTCCACATTTGCATTTTGAGGTGTATGATGCCAACGGAAACTTAATAGATCCTTACGAAGGTCCTTGTAATGATATGAACCCTTCCAGTTGGTGGGCGGACCAACCAGATTATTTTGTGCCTGAAATCAATCGCCTTTCAACACATAACTCGTCCAATTTTGATACAGAATGTGGCGTAGTGGAAAACACGTATGAGGAATTGAATTTTGAACCAGGCGAAGATGTGATTTTCCATATTTATTATCGAGACATTAGCACGGATGATAACACCCACATAACGGTTACCAAACCGGATGGCTCTATTTTATACGATTATGATTTTACTTCGCCTTGGCCCAATTACACCGGAGTGTATGCCGAATGGGTTTTTCCTGTTGATGCTACTTGGCCAGACGGAGTCTATACTATAACGGCCGAATTTTACGGAACTACGTACGAAACCATTTTTGGAGTAAACACCAATCTTGGAACTGAAGAAGAGGAACTTCAAGAACTATCCATTTACCCTAATCCAACTTCAGGAATTGTGTTTTTTGAAAGCAACTCCGTAATTGAAAAAATTGAAATTTATGATATGTTAGGGCGAAAGGTATTGCAGCAATTTTCAGCTGAACGAAAATTAGAGATTAATACCGAAACTTGGAGTAGTGGGCTGTATTTGGCTTTTATTACTTCAGAAGGGAAAACTGTTTCGAGAAAAATTGTGAAGAAATAA
- the tsf gene encoding translation elongation factor Ts, whose translation MAKITAAEVNKLRKSTGAGMMDCKKALVEAEGDFDKAIEILRKKGQKIAAKRADRESGEGAVIAKVNKDNSKGVIVSLNCETDFVAKNDGFVKLANDFAELALNTSSKDEFLAADYNGITVQEKLTEQTGVIGEKVEIGAFKILEAPFVGSYIHAGNRIAVVTGLSKNVDNAEEVAKDISMQAAAMNPVALNEDGVDQSTIDKEIEIAKDQLRQEGKPEEMLDNIAKGKIKRFFKDNTLVNQAFIKDNKQSVAQYVKSFGDVEVVAFERVSLD comes from the coding sequence ATGGCAAAAATAACCGCCGCAGAAGTAAATAAATTAAGAAAATCTACCGGTGCCGGTATGATGGACTGTAAAAAAGCATTGGTCGAAGCAGAAGGTGATTTTGACAAAGCAATTGAAATTCTTCGTAAAAAAGGACAGAAAATTGCTGCTAAAAGAGCCGACCGTGAATCTGGTGAAGGTGCTGTAATCGCAAAAGTAAACAAGGACAACTCTAAAGGTGTTATTGTTTCTCTTAACTGTGAAACAGACTTTGTGGCCAAAAACGATGGTTTCGTAAAATTGGCAAACGATTTTGCTGAGTTAGCTTTAAACACTTCATCTAAAGATGAATTTTTAGCTGCAGATTACAATGGCATCACAGTTCAGGAAAAATTAACTGAGCAAACTGGTGTAATTGGTGAGAAAGTTGAAATTGGTGCTTTTAAAATTTTAGAAGCTCCTTTTGTAGGTTCTTATATCCACGCAGGAAATAGAATTGCTGTAGTAACAGGACTTTCAAAAAATGTTGATAATGCTGAAGAGGTTGCCAAAGATATTTCTATGCAAGCTGCAGCGATGAACCCAGTTGCTTTAAACGAAGATGGTGTAGATCAATCAACAATCGATAAAGAAATCGAGATTGCTAAAGATCAATTACGCCAAGAAGGGAAGCCAGAGGAAATGTTAGACAATATTGCCAAAGGTAAAATTAAGCGTTTCTTTAAAGACAATACGTTGGTAAACCAAGCTTTTATTAAAGACAACAAACAAAGTGTTGCTCAATATGTAAAATCATTTGGTGACGTAGAAGTGGTAGCTTTTGAACGTGTTTCTCTAGACTAA